In the genome of Sesamum indicum cultivar Zhongzhi No. 13 unplaced genomic scaffold, S_indicum_v1.0 scaffold00498, whole genome shotgun sequence, the window GGAATGATGGGGAGAGATGCAGGTGGTATCTTGAAATGCTTGGTGATGCTCGTGTCCATGGTGACGCCCTGCTGGATTGAGAAGGTTTGCAGCTGAGCCAAGCAAAGAGTCATGATTATAGTGCAGCAAAAGATTGGAACCATGTTTAGTAAGATTTTAGCATTTTCCACTTGTGTGATTCTGCAGAGTTTCCATGGACTTGGCCTTGGCGTGTCAGGTGCTAAAGATGTCTGGATGGCTGCTTTGTCCAAGAACCTGGTAAATGAACAATGTTTGTAATTTTCGTACTgatatttattcaaacttaCATCCTCATGTAATTCGGTAACTAATTTAATGTAACAAGCTCAGCATCAGGCAACCTGAAAGCACTAGAGTGAGATAGAAATTCGGCTTGGTTTGCAGCTTCCGAGTCTCGGTTAATCTCATAGAGTTCATTAGAGTCCTGGGGCAGTCGAAGCTTTCTGTTGCGGATGGCTGCAACATAAACCTGCTTGCACGAAGAGAAAAGATCCATTTAAGTAAACGTGATTAGTGCAATGAAacttatgttttatttttatgtaccTGTAGAATTTCAGTGAGGGCACTACTCCCGTTAATAACATGGTATCTATACTGCTGTAATCCAACAGCAAAGATTACTATCCCAAAGAACATCGCAACGGTGCTAACAGCAAAACCCCAATCCCAACCTTTATGATCCTGGATCCAGACAAAAAAGGTCAAACTAATTGCACCTCCGATGCATACTGCCAGAAGAAGCCAATTAAAGAAACTTGACTTTTGTTTTGTCTCTTCTGGATCCTTATCATCAAACTGATCAGCACCATGAGAGGGCAAAGCAGATTTAACGCCTCCGGAGCCCAGGGCCACCAAGTAGAGAGCCACAAAAAGCAGTGCAGCATTTGCTCCGCCAAGTTGAATACATTTGGAGTTTGGATCATAGATGTTGCAGAGGGGGGGCTTGAGATGACGATAGTGAGCTTGCAATGCTAGCAATCCAAGCCCCTAGACGGACAGAGTCTCTGTAAGTataaggagaaaaaagaaaaaatctttttattcgAAAACAAGTAACCTATACGATACTTACTAAAGCCTCGATGCATGTTGCAACAAGAACTGTTTTGAATCTGCCAATGTAAGTGTCTGCTAAGAAGGCCATGAGGATGGTAAGAATGTAGCTAGTGCCCATGTAATTTGTCAATTGGTTCGCTGCATCGGCTATGTTGAAGTGCATCACCTCAGTAAAGTATGTCACTAGATTAACTGCCAAAGCCATCGTTGCCATGTTCTCGAAAGTAAACGCCCCTTCAAGTGCATAAACGAAAACCAGAGTCACAAAATTGTTAGTATTTGTTGCATTTTTGTACCGAGAAGGGCATTCAAGTTACTGATGTGTATTAGCTTTCCAGATTTTACACAGCCATGCATTACCTAAAATGAGTAAAGAAGCACGAGATCCACCATGTTTATCTTTCTGTGCTGTTTTTCCTCTCCAATCCACCTTCCCTTCAATAAGTTCAGCTTTATCCTGCACATACATGATTGCAAGTTAAAAGAGATGTGAATATGAGAAAATGCTTTACGGCGtacatgaaaaatgaaatgaagagtCCCGGATACCATTGGTAGCTGGAATTTTAAGCCCCTGTTGCAGAAAATTCGACAATAGCAAGATTGCCAAAAGCTAGAAGTAAAGAAGCTATAAATATGCATGAATAATATGGATTGTGATTACTGATTCTTAATTAGATATCAGGAAACAGTTGATTTTTGTCTGAACTATCTTTGTACAGAGTGCAGGAATTTTGCCGACTTAGATTCTATTTTGACATTGTCAGCAGTGAGCTATGATTACGTAATGCAAACATGAACAACAGGAACAGAACAGTGATATGGCGACATTCatattcccccccccccccccccccccccccgacCACTTGAAGCTTCTCATCAAATAAACCAAAGGTACAGAAAGAACCATAAAGTACAATCCCAACATCCCCTTTTACTGGAAAACGGGAAAACACAAATCATAATCttgagaaaacaaattttgcCCAAAAATAGTGCACAAACCTTCGGCAAAGGAGGGACCCCCATAGCCTGAAAACTAAGCCCAGAATCCACAGAATTGTTCGAAACAATCAAATCATCAAGACTCACAACCGCAGGAGTCTCCCAGACCAACAAATCCAGAAAACCCTCATCGTTCCCTCCACCAAAAACCAAACTTTTCTTCCCCAAGTCCTCCAAACCAAGAAAATTCAACAACTCACTCACAGAAGGGCACCCATTAAACCCCTCAATCGGTCTTCGGTCATGAATAGACTTAAAGTTGTTGTGGTTCTCCCAGTCGCAGTTCTGACAAAGCACGGCGGACTCAGAGCAGCAGAAAATTGAAGAAGGCGAAGAATTGCAGGAATCGCAGAGAAGGGAGCGGTTGTGTTTCAGGAAACAGTTTTGTCTGAACTATCTTTGTACAGAGTGCAGGAATTTTGCCGACTTAGATTCTATTTTGACATTGTCAGCAGTGAGCTATGCTATGATAATGCAAACATGAACAACAGGAACAGAACAGTGATATGGCGACATTCatattcccccccccccccccccccccccccgacCACTTGAAGCTTCTCATCAAATAAACCAAAGGTACAGAAAGAACCATAAAGTACAATCCCAACATCCCCTTTTACTGGAAAACGGGAAAACACAAATCATAATCttgagaaaacaaattttgcCCAAAAATAGTGCACAAACCTTCGGCAAAGGAGGGACCCCCATAGCCTGAAAACTAAGCCCAGAATCCACAGAATTGTTCGAAACAATCAAATCATCAAGACTCACAACCGCAGGAGTCTCCCAGA includes:
- the LOC105180274 gene encoding protein NRT1/ PTR FAMILY 4.5-like; this encodes MHIYSFFTSSFWQSCYCRIFCNRGLKFQLPMDKAELIEGKVDWRGKTAQKDKHGGSRASLLILGAFTFENMATMALAVNLVTYFTEVMHFNIADAANQLTNYMGTSYILTILMAFLADTYIGRFKTVLVATCIEALGLGLLALQAHYRHLKPPLCNIYDPNSKCIQLGGANAALLFVALYLVALGSGGVKSALPSHGADQFDDKDPEETKQKSSFFNWLLLAVCIGGAISLTFFVWIQDHKGWDWGFAVSTVAMFFGIVIFAVGLQQYRYHVINGSSALTEILQVYVAAIRNRKLRLPQDSNELYEINRDSEAANQAEFLSHSSAFRFLDKAAIQTSLAPDTPRPSPWKLCRITQVENAKILLNMVPIFCCTIIMTLCLAQLQTFSIQQGVTMDTSITKHFKIPPASLPIIPVAFLVIIVPVYDRVFVPLARNSQAISTGITHLQRVGVGLILSCLSMAVAAIVEHKRKQVAKDHNMLDAIPLLQPPIPISVFWLSFQYFIFGIADMFTYVGLLEFFYSQVPNDLKSISSCFLWTSMALGYFLSTIIVKIVNSATKDITRSGGWLAGNKINRGHLNLFYWLLSILSLLNFCIYLFVSTRYKYRQEGPEITSESRVHDLQNVEP